One genomic window of Salvelinus sp. IW2-2015 unplaced genomic scaffold, ASM291031v2 Un_scaffold2384, whole genome shotgun sequence includes the following:
- the pkz gene encoding protein kinase containing Z-DNA binding domains, whose amino-acid sequence MSVQQIAENWANKKISDKIFYDCKVAAKQKSRRESVENEDEASGGGKLIKYESDYQDISIRLTESSRFSKDFKLLSVLGAGGFGCVTEAQHKLDGKTYAVKIVQNMGEANREVKALATLEHSNIVRYYTTWPEDANWVNGDYSTESSVQSRISEDSDNYSDQGDGSTHVTNQSDLDLSETASEDQANHSMTDSSSRNGDWTCLFIQMEFCEGGTLKDWININKGRSKDKALGIFQQMVCGVEYIHSEGLIHRDLKPENILFGSDGMVKIGDFGLVTTITTLSDASMYRTVNKGTPFYMSPEQETGGKYDEKTDIFSLGLILFELLWFMSTVSEKSKVFQSLRTQTFPSDFREKFILEHKAISKMLSQSPAKRQNAKEIATILKKYLLGNQTGLQQKTV is encoded by the exons ATGAGTGTGCAACAAATTGCAGAGAATTGGGCCAATAAGAAAATTAGTGATAAGATCTTTTATGACTGCAAAGTAGCGGCAAAGCAGAAAAGTCGGAGAGAAAGTGTGGAAAATGAGGATGAAGCAAGCGGGGGAGGAAAGCTTATTAAATACGAGAG TGATTATCAAGATATTTCCATCAGACTGACTGAAAGCTCCAG GTTTTCCAAAGATTTCAAATTATTGAGTGTTCTGGGTGCAGGAGGCTTTGGGTGTGTCACTGAAGCCCAACACAAATTGGATGGGAAAACGTACGCCGTGAAGATTGTGCAGAATATGGG AGAAGCAAATCGTGAAGTGAAAGCACTGGCTACCTTGGAACATTCTAACATTGTTCGCTACTATACGACTTGGCCTGAGGATGCCAATTGGGTCAATGGAGATTACAGCACAGA GTCGTCGGTCCAGTCTAGAATCTCAGAAGATTCTGACAATTATTCAGACCAGGGAGATGGATCTACACATGTAACAAATCAATCAGATTTAGACCTGTCTGAAACAGCCAGCGAAGACCAAGCAAACCACTCAATGACTGATTCCAGCTCAAG AAATGGGGATTGGACTTGTTTGTTCATTCAGATGGAGTTCTGTGAGGGAGGGACACTGAAGGACTGGATCAACATAAATAAGGGTAGAAGCAAGGACAAGGCACTTGGAATATTTCAGCAAATGGTTTGTGGAGTGGAATACATCCACTCTGAAGGACTTATTCACAGAGACTTAAAG CCAGAGAACATATTGTTTGGAAGTGATGGCATGGTGAAGATTGGAGACTTTGGTCTTGTGACCACGATCACCACTCTGAGTGATGCATCAATGTACAGGACTGTCAACAAAGGAACACCATTTTACATGAGCCCTGAGCAG GAGACTGGGGGGAAATATGATGAGAAAACGGATATATTCTCTCTGGGACTGATATTGTTTGAACTCCTGTGGTTCATGTCCACTGTCTCAGAGAAGAGCAAG GTGTTCCAGAGCCTGCGGACACAGACATTTCCCTCTGACTTCCGTGAGAAGTTTATCTTAGAG CATAAAGCCATCAGTAAAATGCTGTCGCAGTCGCCTGCAAAACGACAAAATGCCAAAGAGATTGCTACGATCCTGAAAAAGTACCTGCTCGGAAACCAAACTGGATTACAACAGAAAACTGTATGA